A stretch of Henckelia pumila isolate YLH828 chromosome 4, ASM3356847v2, whole genome shotgun sequence DNA encodes these proteins:
- the LOC140861770 gene encoding uncharacterized protein, with translation MGEGKIHIKGIDTFALLDFGATHSFNSQAFISRVGIITEVSSTGYDVTVPFDDVLFTTSVLTQSNSIPHIISCVRARKLLHKGCQGFLDSLVTVAEPSTRLVAEVEIVRNFPDVFLDDVVGIPPVREVELNFELLPGTVSISKASYHLAPTEMKEIKEQIQEML, from the exons atgggggaag gaaAGATTCACATTAAAGGTATTGATACGTTTGCATTGCTAGATTTTGGAGCTACGCATTCATTTAACTCTCAGGCGTTTATTAGTCGGGTAGGCATTATAACCGAGGTATCTAGTACTGGTTATGATGTTACCGTACCTTTTGATGATGTTTTATTCACCACCAGCGTGCTCA CCCAGAGCAACAGTATTCCACACATCATCTCTTGTGTacgtgcgaggaagttattACATAAGGGTTGTCAAGGGTTTCTTGATAGCTTGGTTACGGTGGCAGAACCGTCTACTAGACTTGTTGCGGAGGTGGAAATTGTACGCAACTTTCCAGATGTCTTTTTGGATGATGTAGTTGGAATTCCACCAGTCCGAGAGGTCGAGTTAAATTTTGAGCTACTACCGGGTACTGTGTCTATCTCTAAGGCATCATATCATCttgctcctactgagatgaaagagaTAAAGGAACAGATTCAGGAGATGCTGTAA
- the LOC140861768 gene encoding uncharacterized protein → MGIKLALAAGAGKLITYSDSQLIVNQVQGNYEAKEDSMKDSASGINSRTITFITCDKEEIGTTSLDILCGNQGEPSWKDEIIKYLSEGELPPEQDKARKLRVRAARFTLIDGELYKRGYYQPYLKCLDPDQENYVLREIHEGICENHLGGKALAGKALCQGYFWPAMRKDALELVR, encoded by the exons ATGGGAATAAAATTGGCTTTGGCGGCAGGGGCCGGAAAGCTGATCACTTATAGCGATTCACAGCTCATAGTCAATCAAGTTCAAGGGAACTACGAAGCCAAAGAAGATAGTATGAAAGA CTCCGCGTCAGGAATTAATAGCAGGACAATTACGTTCATCACGTGTGATAAAGAGGAAATAGGAACGACAAGTCTTGACATCCTATGTGGAAATCAGGGTGAGCCAAGTTGGAAGGATGAAATCATCAAGTACCTGTCAGAAGGAGAGCTTCCCCCGGAGCAAGACAAAGCAAGAAAGCTTAGGGTAAGAGCCGCTCGATTCACTCTAATAGACGGAGAACTGTACAAAAGAGGGTACTATCAACCATACCTAAAATGTCTCGATCCTGATCAAGAAAATTACGTGCTCCGGGAGATTCATGAAGGAATATGTGAAAACCACTTGGGTGGAAAAGCGCTGGCAGGAAAAGCACTTTGTCAAGGCTACTTCTGGCCAGCAATGAGGAAGGATGCACTCGAGTTAGTGAGATGA